A region of Vitis vinifera cultivar Pinot Noir 40024 chromosome 13, ASM3070453v1 DNA encodes the following proteins:
- the LOC100254992 gene encoding vacuolar protein sorting-associated protein 60.2 — MMDLMDISNEIQESLGRSYNVPDDIDEEELLGELDALEVDMGTEMDADGVPSYLQPDKDHDVEAELNLPSAPIGHVTITAGRSNVQCHVFTASSFVEGLFQTKRIFVFLEEIK, encoded by the exons ATGATGGATCTGATGGACATAAGTAATGAGATTCAAGAGTCACTAGGCAGAAGCTACAATGTTCCTGATGACATTGATGAAGAGGAACTCCTGGGAG AGCTTGATGCTTTGGAAGTGGACATGGGAACAGAGATGGATGCTGATGGGGTGCCCTCTTATCTCCAACCTGACAAGGACCATGATGTGGAAGCTGAACTCAACTTGCCTTCTGCCCCAATAGGACATGTAACAATCACTGCGGGCAGATCAAACGTCCAG TGCCATGTCTTCACAGCTTCTAGTTTTGTTGAAGGCCTATTTCAGACAAAAAGGATTTTTGTGTTCCTAGAGGAAATTAAGTAA